In one Brevibacterium sp. CBA3109 genomic region, the following are encoded:
- a CDS encoding sensor histidine kinase, whose product MSADSSTAESTPVRLPFIRWFFPAIWMVFLVYPLTGAWDQSGAARYWGAGLTVLFAAVFYLAMWVSGLTLGSLAHDVGPKWALAMRRRTGATVGRRRFSLVVCLVAMVIIALIVTALIGEAGLSFLAHISVIIVIMLRRAIPGLIVGALTIVIAEVAQRFVPGWTHDYATTFGISISSFAMVMAIMAADRARAARAAEEENRRLEHEAERLRVSRDVHDVLGHSLTVIALKAQLAAKLQAAGAPEAAKHITEIEQLARSALADVRTTVQGTRTISLAGELVAATRDLRAADIEVEAPTSVDSVDADLRELFAWTVREASTNILRHARARHASISLEPKRIVIRNDSLGQPTDLAEMGAGSGLRGLAERAKSVGASLRTQKTDYDFVLTICREGTDASHDSRATTSANEQEADR is encoded by the coding sequence GTGAGTGCAGATTCGAGTACCGCAGAATCGACTCCGGTGCGGCTTCCCTTCATCAGATGGTTCTTCCCTGCCATCTGGATGGTCTTCCTCGTCTACCCGCTGACAGGGGCGTGGGACCAGAGCGGCGCCGCCCGGTACTGGGGGGCGGGCCTGACGGTCCTCTTCGCCGCGGTCTTCTACCTGGCCATGTGGGTCAGCGGACTCACCCTCGGCAGCCTCGCCCATGACGTAGGCCCGAAGTGGGCCCTCGCAATGCGCCGGAGAACCGGAGCGACGGTCGGTCGCAGACGGTTCTCGCTCGTCGTCTGCCTCGTCGCGATGGTCATTATCGCCCTCATCGTCACTGCTCTCATCGGCGAGGCCGGGCTGTCATTCCTCGCCCACATCTCGGTCATCATCGTCATCATGCTCCGGCGGGCGATTCCGGGACTGATCGTGGGCGCTCTGACGATTGTCATCGCCGAGGTGGCCCAGCGTTTCGTACCCGGCTGGACCCACGATTACGCCACCACCTTCGGCATCTCGATCTCGAGCTTCGCGATGGTCATGGCGATCATGGCCGCCGACCGTGCGCGCGCAGCGCGTGCTGCAGAGGAGGAGAATCGTCGGCTCGAGCACGAAGCCGAAAGGCTGAGGGTGTCCCGGGACGTCCACGACGTGCTCGGCCACTCGCTCACGGTCATCGCACTCAAGGCCCAGCTGGCCGCAAAGCTCCAGGCCGCCGGCGCCCCTGAGGCGGCGAAGCACATCACGGAGATCGAACAGCTCGCCCGATCAGCCCTGGCCGATGTGCGCACGACCGTGCAAGGCACGCGGACGATCTCGCTGGCAGGCGAGCTCGTCGCCGCCACCCGGGACCTGCGCGCCGCCGACATCGAGGTCGAGGCTCCCACCTCGGTGGATAGCGTCGATGCTGACCTGCGCGAGCTCTTCGCGTGGACCGTGCGTGAGGCCAGCACGAACATCCTCCGTCATGCCCGAGCTCGTCATGCCAGCATCAGCCTCGAACCGAAACGGATCGTGATCCGCAACGACAGCCTCGGACAACCCACCGACCTCGCCGAGATGGGTGCCGGTTCCGGTCTGCGCGGACTGGCCGAGCGGGCGAAGTCGGTCGGTGCGTCGTTGCGAACCCAGAAGACCGACTACGACTTCGTGCTCACCATCTGCCGGGAGGGCACCGACGCCTCACACGATTCCCGTGCCACCACCTCGGCGAATGAGCAGGAGGCCGACCGATGA
- a CDS encoding ABC transporter permease, producing MSAATSPTASTSPTPINTTQFLDSLSERRTPRFGRFSWTLLRLELMRKLRNRRTLIFTLIMPGFFYLIFGLTNRGQMLGSTDAALYISVSLATYGGMVSTTTSGAQVAVERALGWSRQLALTPLRPAAYIATKVIVSMALGALSVAVVFVLTAVTGVHAPVVTMLVCGLLVILTSAVFGAFGVMLGYLLPAENALQVSSLALAVLSLIGGLFVPLAVWPDALQTIARFTPAYGAGEIARAPLGGGYDQWAIVNVIVWLVIFIGGSVWALRRDTARV from the coding sequence ATGTCTGCCGCCACCTCGCCGACAGCTTCCACCTCGCCGACACCGATCAACACCACACAGTTCCTCGACTCCCTCAGCGAGCGTCGGACACCCCGCTTCGGCAGATTCTCCTGGACCCTTCTGCGGCTCGAACTGATGCGCAAACTGCGCAACAGGCGCACGCTCATCTTCACCCTGATCATGCCCGGCTTCTTCTACCTGATCTTCGGATTGACCAACAGAGGACAGATGCTCGGCAGCACCGACGCCGCTCTCTACATCTCGGTGTCCCTGGCAACCTACGGAGGCATGGTGTCCACGACGACCAGCGGTGCACAGGTGGCGGTCGAACGCGCCCTGGGTTGGAGCAGACAGCTGGCGCTGACACCCCTGCGCCCTGCTGCTTACATCGCGACGAAAGTGATCGTCTCAATGGCGCTCGGTGCCCTGTCGGTCGCGGTCGTCTTCGTCCTCACCGCAGTCACCGGCGTCCACGCTCCGGTGGTCACGATGCTCGTGTGCGGACTCCTCGTCATCCTCACCTCGGCGGTCTTCGGCGCCTTCGGGGTCATGCTCGGCTACCTGCTGCCCGCCGAGAACGCGCTCCAGGTCTCGAGCCTCGCCCTCGCAGTCCTTTCACTCATCGGCGGACTCTTCGTTCCGCTCGCAGTCTGGCCCGATGCGCTGCAGACGATCGCGCGTTTCACCCCCGCCTACGGAGCCGGCGAAATCGCCCGCGCACCCCTCGGCGGCGGATACGATCAATGGGCAATCGTCAACGTCATCGTCTGGCTGGTCATCTTCATCGGAGGATCCGTCTGGGCCCTGCGCAGAGACACAGCCCGCGTGTGA
- a CDS encoding ABC transporter permease, with product MSTQQDLNSSDTDAPKKSGLATTAQTRRASFTTAIGLVIEREIMVRLKSKAFMVSTLLSIVLFGALVAVSGALPSLFSSTDEVAVTSAGAKAVQGIDGIELVSVDSVDEAKALVTSEEVAAAVVDDPQSPVGVTVIAERSAPDSLTGALSQVPTVELLDPDAPDPGLTYLIGLGLGLVFFMSAVTFGTTIASSVVEEKQSRIVEILLASTSAKVLMFGKVLACSILAFAQIGLTALSVLIGAAISGNDLVLGKVTEPIAWFIPLFVVGFVMIASLYAAAASMVSRAEDLGSTSSPIMMLIFLPYMAVILFSSNETVMAVMSYIPISAAVAVPMRVFLGTIEWWEPLVSLLILAVTTVLALLLATRIFERSILQSGPKMTWKQALSHSKG from the coding sequence ATGAGCACCCAACAGGATTTGAACTCTTCCGATACGGACGCCCCGAAGAAGTCCGGGTTGGCAACGACTGCTCAGACACGGCGCGCGAGCTTCACCACGGCCATCGGTCTCGTCATCGAACGAGAGATCATGGTCCGCCTGAAGTCGAAGGCGTTCATGGTCTCGACGTTGCTGAGCATCGTCCTCTTCGGGGCGCTCGTGGCAGTGTCGGGGGCGTTGCCCTCACTGTTCTCCTCCACGGACGAGGTGGCGGTCACCTCGGCGGGGGCGAAGGCCGTTCAGGGAATCGACGGCATCGAACTCGTCTCCGTGGACAGCGTGGATGAGGCTAAGGCCCTGGTGACGTCCGAGGAGGTCGCGGCCGCAGTCGTCGACGACCCTCAGTCCCCGGTCGGTGTCACCGTCATCGCCGAACGCTCCGCACCCGATTCGCTGACGGGCGCGCTCAGCCAGGTGCCGACCGTTGAACTTCTCGACCCGGATGCCCCGGATCCGGGACTGACGTACCTCATCGGGCTGGGGCTCGGGCTCGTGTTCTTCATGTCGGCAGTGACCTTCGGGACAACCATCGCCTCTTCGGTGGTGGAGGAGAAGCAATCAAGGATCGTCGAGATCCTGCTCGCATCCACCTCGGCGAAGGTGCTGATGTTCGGCAAGGTTCTCGCGTGTTCGATCCTCGCCTTCGCACAGATCGGCCTGACCGCGCTGTCCGTCCTCATCGGTGCCGCCATCAGTGGAAACGACCTGGTCCTCGGCAAGGTCACGGAACCGATCGCCTGGTTCATCCCGCTCTTCGTCGTCGGCTTCGTCATGATCGCCTCCCTCTACGCCGCGGCCGCCTCGATGGTCTCCAGGGCTGAGGATCTGGGCTCGACGAGCTCTCCGATCATGATGCTCATCTTCCTGCCCTATATGGCGGTCATCCTCTTCTCGTCCAACGAGACGGTGATGGCAGTGATGTCCTATATTCCGATCTCCGCTGCGGTCGCGGTTCCGATGCGCGTCTTCCTCGGCACCATCGAATGGTGGGAGCCGTTGGTGTCGCTGCTCATTCTCGCGGTCACCACCGTCCTGGCGCTCCTGTTGGCCACCCGCATCTTCGAACGCTCCATCCTGCAGTCGGGCCCGAAGATGACATGGAAGCAAGCACTGAGCCACTCGAAGGGCTGA
- a CDS encoding ABC transporter ATP-binding protein yields MSTQMTAPHSTDAQGTIPSAVVLDHLTKRFGDLTAVDDIDLSIRPGEVVAFLGPNGAGKTTTIDMLLGLSQPTTGSVEVFGMTPRQAVSRGLVSSVMQTGGLLDDLTVAETVEYTSAIFASSLDVDVVLARAGITDIAKSTVKKCSGGQKQRLRFAMALLPDPALIVLDEPTTGMDVIGRRDFWHEMRADALQGKTILFATHYLEEADEFADRVILVANGRIVADGPAHEIRSMASAKTVSATLPLDDADHPNLAEAIGASDRSADTGGTALLNLLGGLAGVESVEAQGRRLKMRTTDSDAAARALLDNACTDLEISSHSLEDAFISLTSKGA; encoded by the coding sequence ATGAGCACACAGATGACAGCACCGCACAGCACAGACGCACAGGGCACGATCCCCTCCGCAGTCGTCCTCGATCACCTGACCAAGCGCTTCGGCGACCTCACGGCAGTTGATGACATCGACCTGAGCATCCGTCCGGGTGAGGTCGTTGCCTTCCTCGGCCCCAACGGGGCGGGAAAGACCACGACGATCGACATGCTCCTCGGACTCTCCCAGCCGACCACAGGATCGGTCGAGGTATTCGGTATGACGCCGCGTCAGGCGGTCAGCCGGGGGCTGGTCAGCTCGGTCATGCAGACCGGCGGACTTCTCGACGACCTCACCGTGGCCGAGACGGTGGAGTACACCTCGGCGATCTTCGCCTCCTCGCTCGATGTCGATGTCGTCCTCGCCCGTGCCGGCATCACGGACATCGCGAAGTCGACCGTCAAGAAATGCTCGGGCGGACAGAAGCAGCGACTGCGGTTCGCTATGGCACTCCTGCCGGATCCGGCCCTCATCGTGCTCGACGAACCCACCACGGGCATGGACGTCATCGGCCGCCGAGACTTCTGGCATGAGATGCGCGCCGACGCGTTGCAGGGCAAGACGATCCTCTTCGCCACGCACTACCTCGAGGAGGCCGACGAGTTCGCCGACCGGGTGATCCTCGTGGCGAACGGCCGAATCGTCGCCGACGGGCCGGCGCATGAGATCCGATCGATGGCCTCGGCGAAGACCGTGAGCGCGACCCTGCCCCTCGACGACGCCGATCACCCCAATCTTGCCGAGGCGATCGGTGCCTCGGATCGGTCTGCGGACACCGGTGGCACAGCACTCCTCAACCTGCTTGGCGGTTTGGCCGGAGTCGAATCCGTCGAGGCCCAGGGCCGGCGGCTGAAGATGCGGACCACGGATTCCGACGCTGCCGCTCGAGCCCTGTTGGACAATGCCTGCACCGACCTCGAAATCTCCTCCCACTCACTCGAAGATGCCTTCATCAGCCTGACCTCGAAAGGGGCATGA
- a CDS encoding SpaA isopeptide-forming pilin-related protein translates to MPLARLRVRSVWAALTALVMILAGMGIVLLPAEPAHAATSAPATSAPATSPPATKAPETKAPATSAPGTKAPEAARAAAGAVSMTCEPGTVYSVSSSGQMRKVTKNSGVAVGDSATKQERYWTIFGWRYRDVPVTSFNGLGIGKIGSPNYAYERTDSAQTVEIYQFDTSSGTWSTTGAERTDSSIQFIGGAVDLDSSLYYFGGFTSSGSRFNVYVYNSGSKSISFKGSVDTSMGSGGRANGDMAFDSQGNLFVVRGSSNTTTVFSVTKADLAAGAGGEIKASPSGTYTTNTDVNGVAFDASGRAYLGTGSTIKTYDMPDWSNSADFASGAWSSSDLASCSSPATIALRKDVSGGRAKASDQFTLSLKQGSTDLGTATTTGSATGLQKEIVGPQPAKRGATIKFSEAGAAGANLDDYASKYSCTVDDTPISGASGEGTSGTVTIPNLGEAVVCTITNSPLTANVSIHKDVADEDGKNVKPGKDWTVGAKATATTGGITQAPTAATQKTNSSGDAKWALKFDKTTGRATIAVSETQQDGFEFASGSCGVTHLDGTKDTKKLDNEKSTNLTGIKPGDAVDCTYLNKVEDTSLTLVKKVDNKDAAGTAKDTDWTLKAVGDKATGDKTVAGKTGTKAVTDVRVKAGDYKLSELDGPEGYEASDWDCGPKNTVKTDSVTLKAGDSVTCTITNTAKTGNVTWKKTDEGGSALKGSVWTMTGPDGTAVEVEDCTAASADKCTGPDKDPAEGKFAVSGLKWGDYALVEKSAPAGYILDDTPHTFTVSGSDDELRQSIGSFTNEQKPPVALPLTGGTGSQIFIVGGAALLTAGGVGALLKGLRRRNRKN, encoded by the coding sequence ATGCCGCTGGCACGATTGCGTGTGCGCTCTGTATGGGCTGCGTTGACCGCATTGGTCATGATCCTGGCAGGTATGGGTATCGTGCTGCTGCCGGCCGAGCCCGCGCATGCCGCTACCTCGGCTCCCGCAACGTCGGCTCCGGCGACGTCACCACCGGCGACGAAAGCTCCCGAAACGAAGGCTCCAGCAACTTCGGCACCTGGAACGAAGGCTCCCGAAGCAGCACGTGCCGCTGCGGGTGCCGTCTCGATGACCTGCGAACCGGGGACTGTGTACTCGGTCTCGAGTTCCGGTCAGATGCGGAAAGTGACGAAGAATTCGGGAGTCGCAGTCGGTGATTCGGCCACCAAGCAAGAGCGCTATTGGACGATTTTCGGATGGCGGTATCGCGACGTGCCAGTGACATCATTCAACGGCCTCGGGATCGGAAAAATCGGGTCACCGAACTACGCCTACGAGCGGACTGATTCTGCACAGACCGTCGAAATCTATCAGTTCGACACGTCGAGCGGCACGTGGTCCACCACGGGTGCAGAACGGACAGACAGCAGCATCCAATTCATCGGTGGAGCCGTCGACCTCGACAGCAGTCTCTACTACTTCGGCGGGTTCACCAGCTCCGGTTCGAGATTCAACGTCTATGTCTATAACTCAGGCTCGAAGAGCATCTCGTTCAAGGGTTCGGTTGACACCAGTATGGGCTCAGGCGGAAGGGCCAACGGTGACATGGCATTCGATTCGCAAGGCAACCTCTTCGTTGTCCGCGGTTCCAGCAATACGACCACTGTCTTCTCTGTCACGAAGGCGGACTTGGCTGCAGGCGCCGGAGGAGAGATCAAGGCTTCTCCTTCGGGAACATATACGACCAACACCGATGTCAACGGCGTGGCATTTGACGCCAGCGGGCGGGCCTATCTGGGAACCGGTTCGACGATCAAGACCTATGACATGCCTGATTGGTCGAACTCTGCAGATTTCGCCTCCGGCGCCTGGTCGAGCAGCGACCTCGCATCGTGCTCATCGCCTGCCACCATCGCGCTGCGGAAAGACGTGAGCGGCGGGCGCGCCAAGGCCTCTGACCAGTTCACCCTGTCGCTCAAGCAGGGCAGCACCGACTTAGGTACAGCGACGACAACAGGCAGTGCCACTGGCCTGCAGAAGGAGATCGTCGGACCTCAGCCGGCCAAGCGCGGGGCGACCATCAAGTTCTCCGAAGCCGGTGCGGCCGGAGCGAACCTCGATGACTACGCCAGCAAATATTCGTGCACGGTCGATGACACGCCGATCAGCGGAGCATCGGGCGAGGGCACCTCAGGCACCGTGACCATTCCGAACCTCGGCGAGGCCGTCGTCTGCACGATCACGAACTCGCCTTTGACTGCCAACGTCTCGATCCACAAGGACGTTGCCGACGAAGATGGCAAGAACGTCAAGCCGGGCAAGGACTGGACTGTTGGTGCGAAAGCCACTGCCACGACCGGTGGCATCACTCAGGCGCCCACCGCAGCGACGCAGAAGACCAACAGCAGCGGCGACGCGAAGTGGGCACTGAAGTTCGACAAGACAACGGGTCGGGCGACGATCGCTGTTTCGGAGACTCAGCAGGATGGCTTCGAATTCGCCTCCGGCTCCTGCGGGGTGACCCATCTCGACGGGACCAAGGACACGAAGAAGCTCGACAACGAGAAGAGTACGAATCTCACGGGCATCAAACCCGGTGACGCCGTCGACTGCACCTACCTCAACAAGGTCGAGGACACCTCGCTGACGCTGGTCAAGAAGGTCGACAACAAGGACGCCGCCGGTACGGCAAAGGACACCGACTGGACACTGAAGGCTGTCGGTGACAAGGCTACCGGCGATAAAACCGTCGCAGGCAAGACCGGCACCAAAGCCGTCACCGACGTCAGGGTCAAGGCCGGTGACTACAAGCTCTCGGAGCTCGATGGACCGGAAGGCTACGAAGCCTCGGATTGGGACTGCGGACCGAAGAACACGGTCAAGACCGACTCGGTGACGCTCAAGGCCGGTGACTCGGTGACCTGCACGATCACCAATACCGCGAAGACTGGAAACGTCACCTGGAAGAAGACCGACGAAGGCGGAAGCGCACTCAAGGGATCTGTGTGGACGATGACCGGCCCTGACGGAACAGCAGTTGAGGTCGAGGACTGCACGGCCGCCTCGGCGGACAAATGCACCGGTCCTGACAAGGACCCGGCAGAGGGCAAGTTCGCTGTCAGCGGTCTCAAATGGGGCGACTACGCGCTCGTCGAGAAATCCGCCCCGGCGGGCTACATCCTCGATGACACACCACATACGTTCACGGTGTCCGGATCTGACGATGAGCTCAGGCAGTCGATCGGATCGTTCACCAATGAGCAGAAGCCGCCCGTGGCATTGCCGCTCACAGGTGGAACCGGAAGCCAGATTTTCATCGTCGGCGGAGCAGCATTGCTGACCGCAGGTGGTGTGGGAGCACTTCTCAAGGGCCTGCGCCGCAGGAACCGGAAGAACTGA
- a CDS encoding class C sortase: MTHSPERTRRPSADGRRWRVPVFALVIALIALTGLGIWTYPSAAAWFSQLDQSRIIGDSASVAEPDRGEDAEQLELAHEYNDALQSGAQLESNHRLPSGSGTASNGAPAYDEVLDDGSTGVMTRLRIQSIKLDLPVYHGTSDETLLKGLGHLEGTSLPVGGEDTHSVITGHRGLADATMFTHLDKVTKGDMFTLTTFGQVLAYQVVRTQVVEPDETESLQPVIGKDLVTLVTCTPLGINSQRILITAERVFPTPAADLESGTAEPDLPGFPWWIVIMAAGLIAAGIYVWWSGRPVRLTSSGGARH; this comes from the coding sequence GTGACACACTCGCCTGAACGCACGCGGCGCCCGTCGGCAGACGGGCGCCGCTGGCGCGTCCCCGTGTTCGCGTTGGTCATCGCGCTGATCGCCCTGACAGGGCTGGGCATCTGGACCTATCCCAGCGCCGCGGCCTGGTTCTCCCAGCTGGACCAGTCGAGGATCATCGGTGACTCGGCGAGCGTCGCTGAGCCCGATCGAGGCGAGGACGCCGAACAGCTCGAACTCGCACATGAGTACAACGACGCTCTGCAGTCGGGAGCACAGCTCGAATCGAACCATCGCCTGCCCTCGGGCAGCGGCACTGCGTCCAACGGCGCCCCTGCCTACGATGAGGTGCTTGACGACGGCAGCACTGGAGTCATGACCCGGCTGCGGATTCAGTCGATCAAACTCGATCTGCCCGTCTACCACGGCACGAGTGATGAGACCCTGCTCAAGGGCCTGGGGCACCTTGAGGGCACAAGCCTGCCGGTCGGGGGAGAAGACACCCATTCGGTCATCACCGGCCACCGCGGTCTGGCGGATGCCACCATGTTCACCCACCTGGACAAGGTGACCAAGGGCGACATGTTCACGTTGACGACCTTCGGGCAGGTGCTCGCCTACCAGGTGGTGCGCACTCAGGTCGTCGAGCCCGATGAGACCGAATCACTGCAGCCGGTCATCGGGAAGGACCTCGTCACACTCGTCACCTGCACACCGTTGGGCATCAATTCGCAGCGCATCCTCATCACAGCAGAACGCGTGTTCCCGACTCCGGCAGCCGATCTCGAGTCCGGCACAGCCGAACCCGATCTTCCTGGCTTCCCCTGGTGGATCGTCATCATGGCAGCGGGGCTGATCGCAGCGGGTATCTACGTGTGGTGGTCCGGGAGACCGGTGAGACTCACCTCTTCGGGCGGTGCGCGGCATTGA
- a CDS encoding ABC transporter ATP-binding protein — MITLDSISRSFGAKQVLHDLSFSIGEGRMTGFVGSNGSGKTTTMRILLGVLAPDSGRITVDGEDITPAHRSAIGYMPEERGLYPKMPIIDQLIYLARFHGLSRHSARRRGLELLDQLDLGGKPSDNLEAVSLGNQQKVQIAAALIHRPRALVLDEPFSGLDPVAVERTLEVLKDFADTGAPVLFSSHQLDLVERLVDDLVIIEGGRLVANGTAAELRSQRSSPEWILQTDADMGWVREIPDITVVEFDGNWVRFAAPNPDIAEAVLHQAITVSSVKSFAPHTVALNRLFQEVTQA, encoded by the coding sequence ATGATCACCTTGGACTCAATTTCGCGCAGCTTCGGCGCCAAGCAGGTTCTCCACGACCTCAGCTTCAGCATCGGTGAAGGCCGGATGACAGGTTTCGTCGGCTCCAACGGTTCCGGCAAGACGACGACCATGCGCATCCTCCTCGGCGTCCTGGCCCCGGACTCCGGTCGCATCACCGTCGACGGAGAAGACATCACACCTGCACACCGCAGTGCGATCGGGTACATGCCCGAAGAGCGCGGCCTCTACCCGAAGATGCCGATCATCGACCAGCTCATCTACCTTGCTCGCTTCCACGGCCTCAGCCGCCATTCGGCCCGTCGCCGCGGGCTCGAACTCCTTGACCAGCTCGATCTGGGCGGCAAACCCAGCGACAACCTCGAAGCCGTCAGCCTGGGCAATCAGCAGAAGGTGCAGATCGCGGCCGCACTCATCCACCGTCCGCGGGCCCTCGTCCTCGACGAACCCTTCTCCGGACTCGACCCGGTTGCCGTCGAACGCACCCTCGAGGTGCTCAAGGACTTCGCCGATACCGGGGCGCCCGTCCTCTTCTCCAGTCACCAGCTCGACCTGGTCGAACGCCTCGTCGACGACCTCGTCATCATCGAGGGCGGTCGGCTCGTGGCCAACGGCACCGCCGCTGAGCTGCGCAGTCAACGCAGCAGTCCCGAGTGGATTCTGCAGACCGACGCGGACATGGGTTGGGTGCGCGAGATCCCCGACATCACCGTCGTCGAGTTCGACGGCAACTGGGTGCGCTTCGCCGCACCGAACCCCGATATCGCCGAGGCTGTGCTGCACCAGGCCATCACCGTGTCCTCCGTGAAATCCTTCGCCCCGCACACCGTCGCCCTCAACCGACTCTTCCAGGAGGTCACGCAGGCATGA
- a CDS encoding SpaH/EbpB family LPXTG-anchored major pilin, protein MKSRKLGLWRRLTAVAAVSALSLLGVAGTAQATDNVGNIDASKSGSIIVHKFDGSEGTDGGDGSVISDTSGLGKPLAGAGFTVEQVTEKGGQAIDLTTPEGWDAISGLQASDITDGGFTTADKATKTTDGNGLATFGGLPLGLYLVTESSPPANATSTTAPFLVTLPLSQDNGKWIYDVNVYPKNSVNDTTPTKTVANPSAPVLDSIVDWTITAPVPRANHGYTSFVITDKLDPRLTYQSASLAGFTPDTDYQVTESNGTVKITFTTAGLKKLKAGNDVVATITTKVTSQGDGTIENTALVNVNDSGAETPAVSSNWGSLTIHKSAKGDKSNTLAGAEFAIYSDADATKLVGNLTTEADGTASITLWVGNNDDTTQEYWIKETKAPAGYVLDDSVNPVTVEAGSTSDAVVFDFENTQQGHPDLPLTGADGKMLAMIAGIGLMLIAGGAAIVVANRRKNQV, encoded by the coding sequence ATGAAAAGCAGGAAACTGGGTCTGTGGCGGCGTCTGACCGCTGTGGCGGCAGTATCGGCACTGAGCCTCCTTGGGGTGGCCGGCACGGCGCAGGCCACTGACAACGTGGGCAACATCGATGCGAGCAAGTCCGGATCGATCATCGTCCACAAGTTCGATGGCAGCGAAGGAACGGACGGCGGTGACGGATCCGTCATCAGCGACACCTCGGGACTGGGCAAGCCGCTGGCCGGCGCCGGATTCACGGTCGAGCAGGTCACAGAGAAGGGCGGACAGGCGATCGACCTGACCACGCCCGAAGGCTGGGACGCGATCTCCGGGTTGCAGGCCTCGGACATCACCGATGGCGGCTTCACCACAGCTGACAAGGCAACGAAGACGACCGACGGCAACGGACTGGCGACCTTCGGCGGACTGCCGCTGGGCCTCTACCTCGTCACAGAGTCGAGCCCGCCGGCCAACGCCACCTCGACGACCGCTCCGTTCCTCGTCACCCTGCCGCTTTCGCAGGACAACGGCAAGTGGATCTACGACGTCAATGTCTACCCGAAGAACTCGGTCAACGACACGACGCCCACCAAGACCGTTGCGAACCCGTCAGCGCCCGTGCTCGACTCGATCGTCGACTGGACGATCACAGCACCCGTTCCTCGTGCCAACCACGGCTACACGTCCTTCGTCATCACGGACAAGCTGGACCCTCGACTGACATACCAGTCGGCTTCGTTGGCCGGCTTCACCCCTGACACTGACTACCAGGTCACCGAATCCAATGGCACAGTGAAGATCACCTTCACCACCGCCGGGCTGAAGAAGCTCAAGGCCGGCAACGACGTCGTCGCCACGATCACCACGAAGGTGACAAGTCAGGGTGACGGAACGATCGAGAACACGGCGCTGGTCAACGTCAACGACTCCGGTGCCGAGACGCCAGCGGTCAGTTCGAACTGGGGCTCGCTGACGATCCACAAGTCTGCCAAGGGCGACAAGTCGAACACCCTTGCCGGTGCGGAGTTCGCGATCTACTCGGATGCCGATGCCACCAAACTCGTTGGAAATCTGACGACCGAGGCCGACGGCACCGCCTCGATCACCCTCTGGGTCGGTAATAATGACGACACGACCCAGGAGTACTGGATCAAGGAGACCAAGGCTCCTGCAGGTTACGTCCTCGACGATTCGGTCAACCCTGTCACCGTCGAGGCAGGTTCGACCAGCGACGCAGTCGTCTTCGACTTCGAGAACACTCAGCAGGGTCACCCGGACCTGCCGCTGACCGGTGCTGATGGAAAGATGCTCGCGATGATCGCCGGCATCGGACTGATGCTCATCGCCGGTGGTGCAGCCATCGTTGTGGCCAACCGCCGCAAGAACCAGGTGTGA
- a CDS encoding response regulator transcription factor — MITLLVADDQTMVREALAALLGLETDLEVIEQCARGDEVLPAVRGRQPDVALLDVDMPGLDGLEVAVALRTEFPQIKVIIVTTYGRPGWVRRAMDAGIGGFMVKDAPVEHLADGIRRVMAGLQVIDPELVVESTVRGRSPLTERETDVLRAAADGGSVEELASALFLSTGTVRNRLSAAIGKTDARNRADAARIARDNGWL, encoded by the coding sequence ATGATCACACTTCTCGTCGCCGACGATCAGACCATGGTTCGCGAGGCGCTCGCCGCCCTTCTCGGGCTGGAAACGGACCTCGAAGTCATCGAGCAATGTGCTCGCGGCGACGAGGTTCTGCCCGCCGTCCGAGGCCGCCAGCCCGACGTCGCTCTGCTCGACGTGGACATGCCCGGCCTCGACGGGCTCGAGGTCGCAGTCGCGCTGCGTACGGAGTTTCCCCAGATCAAGGTCATCATCGTCACCACATATGGGCGGCCAGGGTGGGTGAGGAGAGCCATGGACGCCGGTATCGGCGGGTTCATGGTCAAGGATGCTCCGGTCGAGCACTTGGCCGACGGGATCCGACGGGTGATGGCAGGCCTGCAGGTCATCGACCCCGAACTCGTCGTCGAATCAACCGTGCGCGGCCGGTCCCCGCTGACCGAGCGGGAGACCGACGTCCTCCGAGCGGCAGCCGACGGGGGCAGCGTCGAGGAGCTCGCCTCCGCGCTCTTCCTCTCGACAGGCACCGTGCGTAACCGGCTGTCGGCAGCGATCGGCAAGACCGACGCCCGCAACCGCGCCGATGCCGCGCGCATCGCCCGCGACAACGGCTGGCTGTGA